The Pseudophryne corroboree isolate aPseCor3 chromosome 2, aPseCor3.hap2, whole genome shotgun sequence genome has a segment encoding these proteins:
- the ZIC5 gene encoding zinc finger protein ZIC 5: MPGPPANLANLSNPDCAIAKLYAPTVRLQCCCALCQSLEDRVGKGAGRVGSQTKEVKEPLPLPMLVQDGSGGNITTGRVDGADGVGMEPPMSKRSQTLRLADLAAAQAHPHQTLTGFPGLGSHQAHSLPAHIHPGELGSDPGVALTPFGPEHMAQASALKLSPSQHMSAHPEAQTAAAFASPATVSYPHPGYTASREFILRRELSASAMLGEQHPATGSPHHHHHHHPHSMFISSTGTYGHSEGGSHPLFPGIHDQTAPGVHHPLNGQMRLGLAGELYGRAEPFRPEHYAASSIHSYNSMNLNVNLAAAAAHPAAAGAFLRYMRQPIKQELICKWIDQDQTSKKTCSKTFSTMHELVNHVTVEHVGGPEQSSHVCFWEECPREGKPFKAKYKLVNHIRVHTGEKPFPCPFPGCGKVFARSENLKIHKRTHTGEKPFKCEFDGCDRKFANSSDRKKHSHVHTSDKPYYCKVRGCDKSYTHPSSLRKHMKIHCKSPPGSPSALGYSAVTASIDDSMSPTQDQVRGRSANLSPQVTNLNEWYVCQASGVPNNLHTPSSHADSTDSENEDTYRNSERTIR; the protein is encoded by the exons ATGCCTGGGCCTCCTGCCAATCTCGCCAACCTGTCCAATCCCGACTGTGCCATTGCTAAACTCTATGCCCCCACTGTGCGCCTCCAATGCTGCTGCGCTCTCTGCCAATCGCTGGAGGACAGAGTGGGAAAAGGAGCAGGCAGAGTTGGGAGCCAGACAAAAGAAGTTAAAGAGCCGCTTCCTCTGCCCATGTTGGTGCAGGATGGTAGCGGGGGGAACATAACAACAGGCAGAGTGGATGGAGCTGATGGTGTAGGAATGGAGCCCCCTATGAGCAAGAGGAGTCAGACTCTGAGGTTAGCGGATTTGGCAGCGGCTCAAGCCCACCCTCACCAGACTCTGACAGGCTTCCCGGGGCTGGGGAGTCACCAAGCTCACTCCCTCCCTGCCCACATCCACCCAGGGGAGTTGGGGAGTGACCCTGGAGTCGCCCTGACTCCATTCGGACCTGAGCACATGGCCCAAGCCAGTGCCCTGAAACTCAGCCCCTCGCAGCACATGTCAGCGCACCCCGAGGCTCAGACCGCGGCTGCCTTCGCTTCTCCGGCCACGGTCAGCTACCCCCACCCCGGCTACACTGCCAGCAGGGAGTTCATCCTCAGGAGGGAGCTGTCCGCCTCTGCCATGCTGGGGGAGCAGCACCCGGCTACCGGCTCCccccatcaccatcaccaccaccacccacaCAGCATgttcatctcctccactggcacctACGGGCACTCGGAGGGGGGCAGCCACCCTCTCTTCCCGGGCATCCACGATCAGACAGCCCCGGGAGTGCACCACCCTCTCAATGGACAGATGCGGCTTGGCTTGGCCGGGGAGCTGTACGGGAGAGCGGAGCCCTTCAGACCCGAGCACTATGCAGCCTCCTCCATCCACAGCTACAACTCTATGAACTTAAATGTCAACCTGGCAGCTGCTGCCGCCCACCCAGCCGCTGCAGGGGCGTTCTTGCGGTACATGAGGCAGCCCATCAAACAGGAGCTCATCTGCAAGTGGATCGATCAAGACCAGACCTCCAAAAAGACCTGCTCGAAAACTTTCAGCACCATGCACGAGCTGGTGAACCACGTCACGGTGGAGCACGTCGGGGGCCCCGAGCAGAGCAGCCACGTCTGCTTCTGGGAGGAATGTCCCCGGGAGGGAAAGCCATTCAAAGCCAAGTACAAGCTGGTCAACCACATCCGAGTGCACACGGGGGAGAAGCCCTTCCCCTGCCCCTTCCCCGGCTGCGGCAAGGTCTTTGCCCGCTCAGAGAACTTGAAGATCCACAAAAGAACTCATACAG gagagaaaccatttaaatgcgaGTTTGATGGTTGCGACAGGAAGTTTGCCAATAGCAGTGACAGAAAGAAGCACTCTCATGTGCACACCAGTGACAAGCCTTACTACTGTAAAGTCAGAGGCTGTGACAAGTCCTACACCCACCCCAGCTCCCTGAGGAAGCACATGAAGATCCACTGCAAATCTCCTCCAGGCTCCCCATCAGCTCTGGGTTACTCTGCAGTAACCGCTTCAATAGATGACTCAATGTCCCCAACTCAGGACCAAGTCAGGGGACGCTCTGCCAATCTATCCCCTCAGGTTACCAACCTCAATGAGTGGTATGTGTGCCAGGCCAG
- the ZIC2 gene encoding zinc finger protein ZIC 2: MLLDAGPQFPALGVGSFARHHHHHHHHHAAVAAAAAAAAEMQERELSLAQNSFVEPAHMGAFKINPGGGSGGGSGGNSGGGGGSAGGAGGSGPHDLSPPGQSSAFTSQAGYAASLAPHAAYTGAAFNSPRDFLFRGRGFAEGSGGAGGGQHGLFGPPAGSLHHHPHHHQLPHAEHPQSHLLFPGIHEQHAAASQNALGSQMRLGLPGEVFGRTEQYRQVASPRGDPYAAAQLHNQYGPMNMGMNMAAHHHHHHHHPGAFFRYMRQQCIKQELICKWIDPEQLSNPKKSCNKTFSTMHELVTHVSVEHVGGPEQSNHICFWEECAREGKPFKAKYKLVNHIRVHTGEKPFPCPFPGCGKVFARSENLKIHKRTHTGEKPFQCEFEGCDRRFANSSDRKKHMHVHTSDKPYLCKMCDKSYTHPSSLRKHMKVHESSPQGSESSPAASSGYESATPPGLVSPNTETQSTNMSPAAAAVSAVHSVTSGAGGPLSSNFNEWYV; this comes from the exons ATGCTACTAGACGCCGGCCCGCAGTTCCCTGCCCTGGGTGTGGGCTCCTTTGCCcgacaccaccatcaccaccaccaccatcacgccGCAGTGGCAGCGGCCGCGGCCGCCGCCGCAGAGATGCAGGAGCGGGAGTTGAGCCTGGCGCAGAACAGCTTCGTGGAGCCGGCGCACATGGGCGCGTTCAAGATCAATCCGGGAGGTGGCTCCGGAGGAGGCAGCGGGGGAaacagcgggggtggaggcggctcaGCCGGGGGAGCAGGAGGTAGCGGACCCCATGACCTGTCGCCCCCGGGTCAGAGCTCTGCCTTCACCTCCCAGGCCGGCTACGCCGCATCCCTGGCTCCGCACGCAGCCTACACCGGCGCAGCATTCAACAGCCCGCGGGACTTCCTATTCCGCGGCCGCGGCTTCGCAGAGGGGTCCGGAGGCGCAGGCGGGGGCCAGCATGGCTTGTTCGGGCCCCCAGCAGGCAGcctccaccaccacccccaccaTCACCAGCTCCCGCATGCGGAGCACCCGCAAAGCCACCTACTCTTCCCCGGGATCCATGAGCAGCACGCAGCGGCGTCACAGAACGCCCtgggcagccagatgaggctgggaCTGCCCGGAGAGGTGTTCGGCAGGACAGAGCAGTACCGGCAGGTGGCCAGTCCCAGAGGAGACCCCTATGCTGCTGCCCAGCTGCACAACCAGTATGGCCCAATGAACATGGGAATGAATATGGCagcccaccaccatcaccaccaccaccacccgggGGCCTTCTTCAGGTACATGAGACAGCAATGCATCAAGCAGGAGCTCATCTGCAAGTGGATCGACCCCGAGCAGCTCAGCAATCCCAAGAAAAGCTGCAATAAGACTTTTAGCACCATGCATGAGCTGGTAACACATGTGTCTGTGGAGCACGTCGGGGGGCCCGAGCAGAGCAACCACATCTGCTTCTGGGAGGAATGTGCCAGGGAGGGAAAGCCATTCAAAGCCAAATACAAACTGGTCAACCACATCCGAGTGCACACGGGGGAGAAGCCCTTCCCCTGTCCCTTCCCCGGCTGCGGCAAGGTCTTTGCCCGCTCAGAGAACCTTAAAATCCACAAAAGAACTCATACAG GAGAGAAGCCGTTCCAGTGTGAATTTGAAGGCTGCGACAGAAGGTTCGCGAATAGCAGCGACAGAAAGAAGCACATGCATGTCCACACTTCAGACAAACCCTATTTGTGTAAGATGTGCGACAAGTCCTATACCCACCCCAGCTCTCTGAGGAAACACATGAAG GTGCATGAGTCTTCTCCTCAGGGCTCAGAATCGTCCCCAGCTGCCAGTTCTGGCTATGAATCTGCCACCCCACCAGGCCTGGTGTCCCCGAACACTGAAACACAGAGCACCAACATGtccccagcggcagcagcagtgtcCGCTGTGCACAGTGTAACCAGCGGGGCTGGGGGGCCACTCTCATCAAACTTCAATGAATGGTATGTGTAG